In one window of Myxococcota bacterium DNA:
- a CDS encoding MFS transporter gives MNRDFVRLLAAATVSNFGSMLTALALPLAAIELLHATPGQLAALNSAALIPGLALGLFAAHGIDRVRRRPVLVTADLARAVLLVSVPAAAFAGALTMTHLVAFAFCRGLFDFAFDVAEHALLPTLVPPAELVRANGRLQAGDSSAEAFGFALGGWLVQWLSAPVALLADALSYLASAAMIARIRTPEPELAPPAPGRRRASELFAGVREIGRVPVLRGVAAAGMLAGAAGQMVGTVYMLFVYRELGFGAGVIGVLAALGAVASLTSALLADRVPERLAGGPAMVAGLALYAAGPLVLSAAPGATLLGVAAVSAQQVVGDGGYVLYEVHQRSLRQRITPGHLLGRVGGALRLLNGAAMLAGAAAGGWLGESLGLRATLVAGAGLAALAAGAALAVGRAAQKRQPSPA, from the coding sequence GTGAACCGCGACTTCGTCCGGCTGCTGGCTGCGGCCACGGTCTCGAACTTCGGCTCGATGCTGACGGCGCTCGCGCTGCCGCTGGCGGCGATCGAGCTGCTGCACGCCACTCCGGGCCAGCTCGCGGCGCTGAACTCGGCGGCGCTGATCCCCGGGCTCGCGCTCGGGCTGTTCGCGGCGCACGGCATCGACCGCGTGCGGCGGCGCCCGGTGCTGGTCACTGCCGACCTGGCGCGCGCCGTGCTGCTGGTCTCGGTGCCGGCGGCGGCCTTCGCGGGCGCGCTCACCATGACTCACCTGGTCGCGTTCGCGTTCTGTCGCGGGCTGTTCGACTTCGCGTTCGACGTGGCGGAGCACGCGCTCCTGCCGACGCTCGTGCCGCCCGCGGAGCTCGTGCGCGCGAACGGCCGGCTGCAGGCGGGTGACTCGAGCGCCGAGGCCTTCGGCTTCGCGCTGGGCGGCTGGCTCGTGCAGTGGCTGTCGGCGCCGGTCGCGCTGCTCGCCGACGCACTCAGCTACCTGGCGTCGGCGGCAATGATCGCGCGCATCCGCACGCCCGAGCCCGAGCTTGCGCCGCCGGCACCCGGCCGGCGCCGCGCGAGCGAGCTGTTCGCCGGCGTGCGCGAGATCGGCCGCGTGCCCGTGCTGCGCGGCGTGGCCGCGGCCGGCATGCTGGCAGGGGCCGCCGGCCAGATGGTCGGCACGGTCTACATGCTGTTCGTGTACCGCGAGCTCGGCTTCGGCGCGGGCGTGATCGGCGTGCTGGCGGCGCTGGGCGCGGTGGCTTCGCTCACGAGCGCCCTGCTCGCCGACCGCGTGCCCGAGCGCCTCGCGGGCGGACCGGCGATGGTCGCGGGCCTCGCGCTGTACGCGGCCGGGCCGCTCGTGCTCTCGGCCGCGCCCGGGGCGACACTGCTCGGTGTCGCCGCGGTCTCGGCGCAGCAAGTCGTGGGCGACGGCGGCTACGTGCTGTACGAGGTGCACCAGCGCAGCCTGCGCCAGCGCATCACGCCCGGACACCTGCTGGGGCGCGTGGGCGGCGCGCTGCGGCTGTTGAACGGCGCCGCCATGCTGGCGGGTGCCGCGGCGGGCGGCTGGCTGGGCGAGTCACTGGGGCTGCGCGCCACCTTGGTCGCCGGCGCGGGCCTCGCGGCCCTGGCCGCGGGGGCGGCGCTGGCCGTGGGGCGCGCCGCTCAGAAGCGCCAGCCGAGCCCGG